In Saccharomyces cerevisiae S288C chromosome V, complete sequence, one DNA window encodes the following:
- the VHR2 gene encoding Vhr2p (Non-essential nuclear protein; null mutation has global effects on transcription; VHR2 has a paralog, VHR1, that arose from the whole genome duplication; relative distribution to the nucleus increases upon DNA replication stress) has protein sequence MIDDTENSKIHLEGSHKTGKYTGYGTTHKIRAQLNFNDEKKWKKFSSRRLELIDSFGLSQHKASEQDDNIRQIATILRSEFEYPDTFSAEFEKLVTAAVQSVRRNRKRSKKKLLDSKKKIARGKVQKIPLSPPSSSNMGSCSASNASSSDEEASVKEEPAEHALPSLNTITSQKLLPYPNGRTLPPVPTQVRSLLKKNASLLRDPSAPYAHGGDEKLQKFDIEDQPLESEQEYDFIAKSIIVEIVNNAIPLPEQIQRDKFIRPNLTKKKGCQSKVVISNNLRKLILSKIHNSRTCLEMSKDERNLDSFANLETLGKNSLMASISLVVENSFSHLPSSTKQYLTERLSSIEFLTILSQRLFMPATRQLFADLSQEKIQVRVLNLILGSLVKDYGFDASLAPINEIIYHMTLHQYPLVCSNKQSNPMRPHSTSEVLSAHSSTKDASTPGKEEPRVTRSSTSADSTIITLPSIEVPNTYDDDRLKMLSAISLQIENSTFSKPFSTISK, from the coding sequence ATGATTGACGATACTGAGAACtccaaaattcatttggAAGGTAGCCATAAAACAGGAAAGTATACGGGCTATGGTACTACACATAAAATCAGAGCTCAGTTAAActttaatgatgaaaagaaatggaagaagtttTCTAGCAGAAGACTAGAACTCATTGACTCATTTGGCTTGAGCCAGCACAAAGCAAGTGAACaagatgataatataaGACAAATAGCCACCATATTAAGGAGTGAATTTGAGTACCCTGATACGTTTTCGgcagaatttgaaaagttggTTACCGCTGCTGTTCAATCGGTGAGAAGAAACAGGAAACgttccaagaaaaaattattagactctaagaagaaaatagcCCGTGGtaaagttcaaaaaattcctttgTCTCCCCCCAGCTCAAGTAATATGGGGTCTTGTTCAGCTTCCAATGCATCAAGCTCTGACGAAGAAGCCAGCGTGAAGGAAGAACCTGCTGAGCACGCTCTTCCTTCTCTTAATACTATAACATCACAAAAATTGTTACCTTATCCGAATGGCCGCACTCTTCCACCTGTACCAACTCAAGTTCGCTCTTTACTTAAGAAGAACGCATCTCTTCTTCGTGATCCATCGGCACCGTATGCGCACGGCGGcgatgaaaaattacaaaagtTTGATATAGAAGATCAGCCTCTAGAAAGTGAACAAGAATACGACTTTATTGCCAAATCAATAATTGTTGAAATTGTAAATAATGCTATTCCACTACCTgaacaaattcaaagagATAAGTTCATTAGACCAAAtttaacgaaaaaaaaagggtgCCAAAGCAAAGTTGTAATATCCAACAACTTGAGAAAACTCATCCTGTCAAAGATACATAACTCAAGGACGTGCTTGGAGATGTCTAAGgatgaaagaaatttggaTTCTTTTGCTAATCTAGAAACGCTGGGCAAAAATTCACTAATGGCTTCCATTTCCCTTGTGGTAGAAAACAGCTTTTCACATTTACCGTCTTCTACTAAGCAATATCTTACTGAACGGCTGTCATCAATCGAATTTTTGACTATTCTATCGCAAAGGCTATTTATGCCCGCTACACGTCAACTATTCGCTGACCTAtcacaagaaaaaattcaggTGAGAGTGCTGAATCTCATACTGGGATCTCTTGTCAAAGATTATGGGTTTGATGCATCTTTGGCACCAATCAACGAAATTATCTATCACATGACACTCCATCAATATCCCTTGGTTTGTAGTAATAAACAGTCCAATCCAATGAGGCCACACTCCACATCTGAGGTCTTGAGTGCACATTCTTCAACGAAAGATGCAAGCACTCCCGGTAAAGAAGAGCCTCGAGTGACGAGGTCAAGCACATCGGCAGATAGCACTATCATTACATTGCCTTCAATTGAAGTCCCAAATACGTACGATGATGACAGGTTAAAGATGTTGAGCGCGATATCGTTGCAGATTGAAAATTCCACCTTTTCCAAACCATTCAGTactatttcaaaataa
- the ICL1 gene encoding isocitrate lyase 1 (Isocitrate lyase; catalyzes the formation of succinate and glyoxylate from isocitrate, a key reaction of the glyoxylate cycle; expression of ICL1 is induced by growth on ethanol and repressed by growth on glucose) — protein sequence MPIPVGNTKNDFAALQAKLDADAAEIEKWWSDSRWSKTKRNYSARDIAVRRGTFPPIEYPSSVMARKLFKVLEKHHNEGTVSKTFGALDPVQISQMAKYLDTIYISGWQCSSTASTSNEPGPDLADYPMDTVPNKVEHLFKAQLFHDRKQLEARSKAKSQEELDEMGAPIDYLTPIVADADAGHGGLTAVFKLTKMFIERGAAGIHMEDQTSTNKKCGHMAGRCVIPVQEHVNRLVTIRMCADIMHSDLIVVARTDSEAATLISSTIDTRDHYFIVGATNPNIEPFAEVLNDAIMSGASGQELADIEQKWCRDAGLKLFHEAVIDEIERSALSNKQELIKKFTSKVGPLTETSHREAKKLAKEILGHEIFFDWELPRVREGLYRYRGGTQCSIMRARAFAPYADLVWMESNYPDFQQAKEFAEGVKEKFPDQWLAYNLSPSFNWPKAMSVDEQHTFIQRLGDLGYIWQFITLAGLHTNALAVHNFSRDFAKDGMKAYAQNVQQREMDDGVDVLKHQKWSGAEYIDGLLKLAQGGVSATAAMGTGVTEDQFKENGVKK from the coding sequence ATGCCTATCCCCGTTGGAAATACGAAGAACGATTTTGCAGCTTTACAAGCAAAACTAGATGCAGATGCTGCCGAAATTGAGAAATGGTGGTCTGACTCACGTTGGAGTAAGACTAAGAGAAATTATTCAGCCAGAGATATTGCTGTTAGACGCGGGACATTCCCACCAATCGAATACCCATCTTCGGTCATGGCCAGAAAATTATTCAAGGTATTAGAGAAGCATCACAATGAGGGTACAGTCTCTAAAACTTTCGGTGCCCTAGATCCTGTCCAGATTTCTCAAATGGCAAAATACTTAGACACAATCTATATTTCTGGTTGGCAGTGTTCATCAACTGCTTCCACCTCAAATGAACCTGGTCCAGACTTAGCTGATTATCCAATGGACACCGTTCCAAACAAAGTGGAACATTTGTTCAAGGCCCAATTGTTTCACGACAGAAAACAACTAGAGGCACGGTCAAAGGCTAAATCTCAGGAAGAACTCGATGAGATGGGTGCCCCAATTGACTACCTAACACCAATTGTCGCTGATGCAGACGCAGGCCACGGCGGTTTAACCGCAGTCTTCAAATTGACCAAGATGTTCATTGAGCGTGGTGCTGCTGGGATCCACATGGAAGACCAGACATCTACAAATAAGAAATGTGGGCATATGGCAGGAAGATGTGTTATACCCGTTCAGGAACATGTTAACAGATTGGTGACTATTAGAATGTGTGCTGATATCATGCATTCTGACTTAATTGTCGTTGCTAGGACTGATTCAGAAGCAGCCACTTTGATTAGCTCAACCATCGATACCAGAGATCATTATTTCATTGTCGGTGCCACCAATCCAAATATCGAGCCATTTGCCGAAGTTTTAAATGATGCCATCATGAGTGGTGCATCAGGACAAGAACTAGCTGACATTGAACAAAAATGGTGTAGAGACGCTGGACTCAAGTTATTCCATGAAGCCGtcattgatgaaattgaaagatcAGCCCTGTCAAATAAGCAAGAATTGATTAAGAAATTCACCTCTAAAGTGGGTCCATTGACTGAAACATCCCACAGAGAAGCCAAGAAGCTCGCTAAAGAAATTCTTGGCCACGAAATTTTCTTCGACTGGGAGCTACCACGCGTAAGGGAAGGGTTGTACCGTTACAGAGGTGGGACGCAATGTTCTATCATGAGGGCCCGTGCATTTGCTCCATATGCTGATTTGGTATGGATGGAATCTAACTACCCAGACTTCCAACAGGCCAAGGAGTTTGCAGAAGGTGTTAAAGAGAAATTCCCTGACCAATGGCTAGCTTACAACTTGTCTCCATCCTTTAACTGGCCAAAAGCCATGTCCGTTGATGAACAACACACCTTCATCCAAAGGCTGGGTGATCTAGGTTACATCTGGCAATTTATCACATTGGCCGGTTTACACACTAACGCTTTAGCTGTCCATAACTTCTCTCGTGACTTTGCCAAGGATGGGATGAAAGCTTATGCCCAGAATGTTCAGCAGAGGGAAATGGACGATGGTGTTGATGTGTTGAAACATCAAAAATGGTCTGGTGCGGAGTACATCGATGGGTTATTGAAGTTAGCTCAAGGTGGTGTTAGCGCAACAGCTGCTATGGGAACCGGTGTCACAGAAGAtcaattcaaagaaaatggcGTAAAGAAATAG
- the RRT13 gene encoding Rrt13p (hypothetical protein; non-essential gene identified in a screen for mutants with decreased levels of rDNA transcription), whose amino-acid sequence MKCLYILSGHTDRIYSTIYDHERKRCISASMDTTIRIWDLENIRNNGECSYATNSASPCAKILGAMYTLRGHRALVGLLGLSDKFLVSASVDGSIRCWDANTYFLKHFFDHTQLNTITALHVSDEVLVSGSEGLLNIYDLNSGLLVRSDTLSGADNVWNVSFKDNTLVAAVERDKRNLLEILDFS is encoded by the coding sequence ATGAAATGTCTATATATCTTGAGTGGACATACGGATCGTATTTATTCGACAATCTACGAtcatgaaagaaaaaggtgCATCTCTGCCAGTATGGATACCACTATTAGAATTTGggatttggaaaatataaGGAATAATGGAGAATGTTCCTACGCAACAAATTCAGCATCGCCATGCGCCAAAATACTTGGTGCTATGTACACTTTGCGGGGTCACAGAGCCCTAGTCGGTTTATTGGGATTATCCGATAAATTTTTAGTCAGTGCTTCTGTAGACGGTTCAATAAGGTGTTGGGACGCTAACACTTACTTTCTGAAGCACTTTTTCGATCACACGCAGTTGAATACAATCACCGCATTGCACGTTTCTGATGAGGTATTAGTGAGTGGATCTGAAGGTTTGCTCAATATTTATGATTTAAATAGTGGGCTGTTAGTCCGTTCAGATACATTGAGTGGTGCTGATAATGTTTGGAACGTTAGTTTTAAGGACAACACACTTGTGGCAGCGGTAGAACGAGACAAGCGAAAtcttttagaaattttggaCTTTAGTTGA
- the RGI1 gene encoding Rgi1p (Protein involved in energy metabolism under respiratory conditions; abundance is increased upon intracellular iron depletion or in response to DNA replication stress; suppresses pro-apoptotic effect of expressing human BAX in yeast cells; RGI1 has a paralog, RGI2, that arose from the whole genome duplication): MTKKDKKEVKVQTVTTEDGETVKVFEDLQGFETFIANETEDDDFDHLHCKLNYYPPFVLHESHEDPEKISDAANSHSKKFVRHLHQHIEKHLLKDIKQAVRKPELKFHEKSKEETFDKITWHYGEETEYHGRPFKIDVQVVCTHEDAMVFVDYKTHPVGAN; the protein is encoded by the coding sequence ATGACAAAGAAGGATAAGAAGGAAGTAAAAGTTCAAACGGTTACCACGGAGGATGGTGAAACCGtgaaagtttttgaagacCTGCAGGGTTTTGAAACTTTCATTGCCAATGAAactgaagatgatgatttcGATCATTTGCACTGTAAATTAAATTACTACCCACCATTTGTGCTACACGAGTCGCACGAGGACcctgaaaaaattagtgATGCTGCAAATTCTCATTCTAAGAAGTTCGTGCGTCACCTGCACCAGCATATTGAAAAGcatcttttgaaagatatTAAGCAAGCCGTTAGGAAACCTGAGCTTAAATTTCACGAAAAATCGAAGGAAGagacatttgataaaatcacCTGGCATTACGGTGAGGAAACTGAATACCATGGTAGACCTTTCAAGATAGACGTTCAAGTAGTTTGCACACATGAAGATGCTATGGTATTTGTCGATTACAAAACACATCCTGTAGGCGCAAATTAA
- the MOT2 gene encoding CCR4-NOT core ubiquitin-protein ligase subunit MOT2 (Ubiquitin-protein ligase subunit of the CCR4-NOT complex; with Ubc4p, ubiquitinates nascent polypeptide-associated complex subunits and histone demethyase Jhd2p; CCR4-NOT has roles in transcription regulation, mRNA degradation, and post-transcriptional modifications; regulates levels of DNA Polymerase-{alpha} to promote efficient and accurate DNA replication) yields the protein MMNPHVQENLQAIHNALSNFDTSFLSEDEEDYCPLCIEPMDITDKNFFPCPCGYQICQFCYNNIRQNPELNGRCPACRRKYDDENVRYVTLSPEELKMERAKLARKEKERKHREKERKENEYTNRKHLSGTRVIQKNLVYVVGINPPVPYEEVAPTLKSEKYFGQYGKINKIVVNRKTPHSNNTTSEHYHHHSPGYGVYITFGSKDDAARCIAQVDGTYMDGRLIKAAYGTTKYCSSYLRGLPCPNPNCMFLHEPGEEADSFNKRELHNKQQAQQQSGGTAFTRSGIHNNISTSTAGSNTNLLSENFTGTPSPAAMRAQLHHDSHTNAGTPVLTPAPVPAGSNPWGVTQSATPVTSINLSKNSSSINLPTLNDSLGHHTTPTTENTITSTTTTTNTNATSHSHGSKKKQSLAAEEYKDPYDALGNAVDFLDARLHSLSNYQKRPISIKSNIIDEETYKKYPSLFSWDKIEASKKSDNTLANKLVEILAIKPIDYTASVVQFLQSVNVGVNDNITITDNTKTPTQPIRLQTVSQQIQPPLNVSTPPPGIFGPQHKVPIQQQQMGDTSSRNSSDLLNQLINGRKIIAGN from the coding sequence ATGATGAATCCACAcgttcaagaaaatttgcAAGCAATCCACAACGCCTTAAGCAATTTTGATACGTCATTTTTATCggaggatgaagaagattatTGCCCTCTTTGTATTGAACCAATGGATATTActgataaaaatttttttccttgtcCCTGTGGTTATCAAATTTGTCAATTTTGCTACAATAATATCAGACAAAATCCAGAATTAAATGGCCGTTGCCCAGCATGTCGTCGTAAATATGATGACGAGAACGTCAGATACGTCACATTATCTCCGGAGGAGTTAAAAATGGAGAGAGCCAAGCTCGCTAGGAaggagaaagaaagaaagcatagagaaaaagaacgtAAAGAGAATGAATATACGAATAGGAAACATTTATCTGGTACCAGAGTTATCCAAAAGAATTTAGTGTACGTTGTTGGCATCAATCCTCCTGTTCCATACGAGGAAGTTGCGCCCACTCTGAaatctgaaaaatattttggCCAATATGGTAAGATAAATAAGATTGTGGTTAATAGAAAAACACCCCATTCTAACAACACAACCAGCGAGCATTATCACCATCATTCACCAGGATATGGCGTTTACATAACCTTCGGATCCAAGGACGATGCTGCAAGATGTATAGCTCAGGTAGACGGGACGTATATGGATGGCCGCCTGATCAAAGCTGCCTACGGTACTACTAAATACTGTTCTTCTTATTTAAGAGGATTGCCATGCCCAAATCCCAACTGTATGTTTTTGCATGAACCTGGTGAAGAAGCTGAttcttttaataaaagagaaCTCCACAATAAACAACAAGCGCAACAGCAAAGTGGCGGAACTGCATTCACTAGATCTGGAATACACAACAATATATCTACCAGTACCGCTGGTTCAAATACCAATTTACTAAGTGAAAATTTCACAGGCACACCTTCACCGGCGGCGATGAGGGCTCAGTTACATCATGACAGCCATACAAACGCTGGAACACCGGTATTAACACCTGCTCCGGTCCCTGCAGGGTCAAATCCTTGGGGAGTTACTCAATCAGCAACACCTGTAACCTCTATCAATCTCTCTAAAAACAGCAGCTCCATAAACTTGCCAACATTAAATGATTCTCTGGGCCATCATACTACCCCCACAACAGAGAATACCATCACAAGTACGACAACTACTACCAATACCAATGCTACAAGTCACTCCCATGGTAGCAAGAAGAAGCAATCTCTTGCTGCAGAGGAATACAAAGATCCTTATGACGCACTAGGGAATGCTGTTGACTTTTTGGATGCAAGACTACATTCTCTATCAAATTATCAGAAGCGCCCTATATCTATCAAATCCAATATTATTGACGAAGAAACTTATAAAAAGTATCCgtctttgttttcttggGACAAGATTGAGGCCTCAAAGAAAAGTGACAATACATTAGCCAACAAACTTGTGGAGATCCTGGCTATAAAGCCAATAGACTACACTGCTTCTGTCGTTCAATTCTTGCAGAGTGTCAATGTTGGTGTAAATGACAATATTACAATCACAGATAATACGAAAACTCCCACCCAACCAATAAGACTGCAAACCGTCTCACAGCAAATCCAACCACCATTAAACGTCAGTACCCCTCCACCGGGTATCTTTGGTCCACAACATAAGGTTCCTATTCAGCAGCAACAAATGGGTGATACAAGCTCAAGAAATTCCTCTGATTTACTAAATCAACTAATCAACGGAAGGAAAATTATCGCCGGTAATTAA
- the ARG56 gene encoding bifunctional acetylglutamate kinase/N-acetyl-gamma-glutamyl-phosphate reductase (Acetylglutamate kinase and N-acetyl-gamma-glutamyl-phosphate reductase; N-acetyl-L-glutamate kinase (NAGK) catalyzes the 2nd and N-acetyl-gamma-glutamyl-phosphate reductase (NAGSA), the 3rd step in arginine biosynthesis; synthesized as a precursor which is processed in the mitochondrion to yield mature NAGK and NAGSA; enzymes form a metabolon complex with Arg2p; NAGK C-terminal domain stabilizes the enzymes, slows catalysis and is involved in feed-back inhibition by arginine), which yields MPSASLLVSTKRLNASKFQKFVSSLNKSTIAGFASVPLRAPPSVAFTRKKVGYSKRYVSSTNGFSATRSTVIQLLNNISTKREVEQYLKYFTSVSQQQFAVIKVGGAIISDNLHELASCLAFLYHVGLYPIVLHGTGPQVNGRLEAQGIEPDYIDGIRITDEHTMAVVRKCFLEQNLKLVTALEQLGVRARPITSGVFTADYLDKDKYKLVGNIKSVTKEPIEASIKAGALPILTSLAETASGQMLNVNADVAAGELARVFEPLKIVYLNEKGGIINGSTGEKISMINLDEEYDDLMKQSWVKYGTKLKIREIKELLDYLPRSSSVAIINVQDLQKELFTDSGAGTMIRRGYKLVKRSSIGEFPSADALRKALQRDAGISSGKESVASYLRYLENSDFVSYADEPLEAVAIVKKDTNVPTLDKFVCSDAAWLNNVTDNVFNVLRRDFPALQWVVSENDANIAWHFDKSQGSYLKGGKVLFWYGIDDINTISELVENFVKSCDTASTLNSSASSGVFANKKSARSYSTRSTPRPEGVNTNPGRVALIGARGYTGKNLVSLINGHPYLEVAHVSSRELKGQKLQDYTKSEIIYESLQIQDIRKLEEQNAVDFWVMALPNKVCEPFVETIQSVHGKSKIIDLSADHRFVSESDWAYGLPELNDRAKIANAAKIANPGCYATGSQLTISPLTKYINGLPTVFGVSGYSGAGTKPSPKNDPKFLNNNLIPYALSDHIHEREISARIGHNVAFMPHVGQWFQGISLTVSIPIKKGSLSIDEIRKLYRNFYEDEKLVHVIDDIPLVKDIEGTHGVVIGGFKLNDAEDRVVVCATIDNLLKGAATQCLQNINLAMGYGEYAGIPENKIIGV from the coding sequence ATGCCATCTGCTAGCTTACTCGTCTCGACAAAGAGACTTAACGCTTCcaaattccaaaaatttgtGTCTTCATTAAACAAATCCACCATAGCAGGATTTGCATCTGTACCCTTGAGAGCTCCACCATCCGTTGCATTTACGAGAAAGAAAGTCGGATACTCAAAGAGGTATGTTTCATCTACTAACGGCTTTTCAGCTACTAGATCCACTGTGATCCAACTGTTGAACAATATCAGCACAAAAAGAGAGGTTGAacaatatttgaaatatttcacTTCCGTCtcacaacaacaatttgCTGTGATCAAGGTGGGTGGTGCCATTATCAGCGACAATCTACACGAACTCGCTTCCTGCTTGGCATTTTTGTATCATGTTGGTCTATATCCAATAGTTTTACATGGTACCGGTCCTCAGGTTAATGGAAGGCTAGAAGCGCAGGGAATTGAGCCAGACTATATTGATGGTATTAGAATCACGGATGAGCACACAATGGCCGTAGTTAGAAAATGTTTTTTGGAACAAAATCTTAAGCTAGTTACTGCATTAGAACAGCTAGGGGTCCGTGCAAGACCCATTACTTCTGGTGTTTTTACTGCTGACTATTTGGATAAGGACAAATACAAGCTAGTGGGCAATATTAAAAGTGTCACAAAAGAGCCAATTGAAGCATCTATTAAGGCAGGTGCCCTACCAATCTTGACCTCTTTAGCCGAAACTGCTTCTGGTCAAATGTTGAACGTCAACGCCGACGTAGCTGCTGGTGAATTAGCCCGTGTTTTTGAGCCTTTGAAGATCGTTTACCTGAATGAGAAAGGGGGTATTATCAATGGCTCCACgggagaaaaaatttcgaTGATCAATTTGGATGAAGAGTATGACGATTTAATGAAGCAAAGTTGGGTGAAGTATGGTACCAAATTAAAAATTAGAGAAATTAAAGAGCTTTTGGACTATCTTCCtcgttcttcttcagtTGCAATCATTAACGTTCAAGATCTACAAAAAGAACTGTTCACTGATTCTGGTGCGGGTACTATGATCAGGAGAGGTTACAAATTAGTGAAGAGATCCTCCATTGGCGAATTTCCATCCGCTGATGCTCTAAGAAAAGCTCTTCAAAGGGACGCTGGCATTAGTTCCGGTAAAGAATCTGTTGCTTCTTATTTAAGATATTTGGAAAACTCTGATTTTGTCTCTTATGCTGATGAACCTCTTGAAGCAGTGGCCATTGTAAAGAAAGATACGAACGTTCCCACACTAGACAAATTTGTCTGTTCTGACGCAGCCTGGTTGAATAACGTCACAGATAATGTATTCAATGTTTTGCGCCGTGATTTTCCTGCTTTACAATGGGTAGTCAGTGAAAATGATGCTAACATTGCATGGCATTTTGATAAGTCTCAAGGTTCATATCTAAAAGGCGGAAAAGTTTTGTTCTGGTATGGTATCGATGATATAAATACAATATCCGAGCTcgttgaaaattttgtgaAGTCGTGTGACACTGCTTCTACCCTCAACTCATCAGCAAGTAGTGGAGTATTTGCTAACAAAAAATCAGCTAGGTCGTACTCAACTAGATCCACTCCTCGTCCCGAGGGAGTTAACACCAACCCTGGTCGTGTCGCGCTTATTGGTGCTAGAGGTTACACAggtaaaaatttggtatCTTTGATCAACGGCCACCCATATTTAGAAGTGGCCCATGTTTCTTCTCGTGAATTGAAAGGTCAAAAGTTGCAAGATTATACAAAATCCGAAATTATATATGAAAGTTTGCAAATACAGGATATTAGGAAACTGGAAGAACAAAATGCTGTGGACTTTTGGGTTATGGCATTACCCAACAAAGTCTGTGAACCTTTCGTTGAGACAATCCAAAGTGTTCATGGTAAGTCTAAAATTATTGATCTGTCCGCTGATCACAGGTTTGTATCAGAATCAGACTGGGCTTACGGTTTGCCAGAATTGAATGATAGAGCAAAAATTGCAAACGCTGCCAAAATTGCTAATCCCGGTTGTTATGCTACTGGTTCGCAATTAACTATTTCTCCGTTAACAAAGTATATCAATGGTCTTCCAACTGTGTTTGGTGTTTCAGGGTATTCAGGCGCGGGGACGAAGCCTTCTCCAAAAAACGATCCCAAATTCTTGAACAATAACTTAATTCCTTACGCTTTAAGTGATCATATACACGAACGCGAAATCTCAGCTCGCATTGGGCACAATGTTGCATTCATGCCCCATGTTGGGCAGTGGTTTCAAGGTATCTCTTTGACCGTCTCTAttccaataaaaaaaggttcCTTGTCTATTGATGAGATCAGGAAATTATACAGAAATTTTTACGAAGACGAAAAGCTAGTACATGTCATCGATGATATCCCACTGGTTAAAGATATTGAGGGCACCCATGGTGTAGTTATTGGTGGTTTCAAGCTGAATGATGCTGAAGATCGTGTAGTTGTTTGCGCAACCATCGATAACTTACTTAAAGGCGCCGCTACTCAATGTCTGCAAAATATTAATCTTGCTATGGGTTATGGAGAGTATGCTGGTATCcctgaaaataaaattattgGTGTCTGA